The Cannabis sativa cultivar Pink pepper isolate KNU-18-1 chromosome 8, ASM2916894v1, whole genome shotgun sequence genomic interval CCCAACTAAGACAATTGTAGGACTTGGTAATCAGAACATGGAATGGAAAAAATTTGCGCTTTGCTTAACTTGagaatttctttttatattgtattttcCAGAAACTTTACTTGAGTTTCTTTTTAAGCCTTCTACCGCGAAAGtgcaaatatattataatattccGCCAAATTCTTAGTTTAACACAACTTTTATACCTTGACTTATTAAAGGTTGAAATTGTATTAGTTTTACTAGATTTTATTAAaagacaaataataataataacaactagTGGGTCGTTTAAATCAATGTGTAAAGCATCTCTAatgatgtatttttataaaatttgacaattttttcacaaaaatactCCAAAGATAAATAACTCCTAAAGTTGCCAAAATAcacataactattttttttttatgaaatattttaaattagttttttgcataattttttttatatttattttcatatttgctCAAtcaatatatagtttttttttttttttttgcaatcatatatttatatttctatCATTGTAAATTTgtgattttcatttttatttcatatattttctgtttattctgtaaaaaaaattatttttatttttattctcacATATTTAGGTGGCAATtagtaatacttttatttttaaattttttaatcacaaaaataaaaataaaatttttgtttttaaaaaataaaaaataaaaatatattctgtaaattttatttttattttcatttgttgattttatttaagtcgggttcGAGGTCAACATCGGGGGCAAGTCCAAGTTCGGGACCGGATCTAAGTTAGAGTCGGaatctaaaatattgattaaaaaaacgtttaatttttttttgaaaataatttttttttatttttaaaatttaaattcttaaggaaaaaattaaaaagtaaaaaatattttctaaaattattataattttaaaaaataaaaaactatattACCAAAAACACTTAATTTTTTGTATTGAATGATCaactttacaatttttttttgctgTCCTAACATTTACCGCTCAGGCAGTGCCAATGACCACATCAgggatcttttattttataggaggaaaataaaatagtaattgaaaagaaaaggaaagggATTTAGTTAAAAAAGTACATAtttgtaataattaattattattattattattattaaataacatacCAGGTTTGAATGTCTCTCCCTCCCCTGCGCTGTACCCAACTCTTTCTTTCTCAAACCACACACACACATTCTCAATTTCTCTCTCTTCACCTTCCCAAGATCTGCTTTCTTCCCTAAAAATAATTTGGAATCTAAGAAAGAGAAGAATAGAGAATTCAATAAAATGGGGGCTTACAGAACGGACGACGACTATGACTATCTTTTCAAGGTGGTTTTGATAGGAGACTCCGGCGTCGGAAAATCGAATCTGTTGTCTCGCTTCACCCGAAACGAGTTCAGCCTCGAATCCAAGTCCACCATTGGTGTCGAGTTCGCTACTCGCAGTATTCAGGTCGACGATAAGGTCGTCAAGGCCCAGATTTGGGACACCGCTGGTCAGGAAAGGTATCCTCCTATTTCTAATTATCTTTatgcatatatttatatatatctctGTGTATGCGCGATCAAAACGGCATGTCTGTTTCGTTGTATTCCGTAAGAATTTGATTGTTGAAAAATCGCAGGCTTTCCATTTTATGAACTGGGTCGTTAGAGTAGAGATGCTTGTCTTTATACCGTATGAAGTCTGATTTTGAATTTTAACCGCATAGTGGtttgtttgtatatatatataaatatatatatatatatattcatgttACCGTTTTGTTTAAGGATTCTGGATTTTTGATTGTTTATTTGTGATTTTTAATTCTAGAATTGATGTTTTTCCATCAGCTAGATCTAGGCACCTGATATGCTATTGATAAAGCTGCTTTGTATTGGAGAATTTATGCTTAATTTGGCTAAAAAAAAGACTAGCTAGTTTGTATTCTAGCTTGAAATGTCAGGTTTGTTTACTCATGAAGATTGATTGGACCAAGGTTATTAGATTGTGTTAGATTTGTTGAATTAATTTCCTTCTTTTGGTGAAAATTGTTGGGATAGATTTATAACAGACACAAAGAAGCTCTAATTTAGTTGACATACGTTATAAACATTATGCACTTGCTGTAAAATCATGAATAAACTACAAACAGCAAGATTGATTTTTCCTTCACATTACTTATGTCTGTGTCATTATTTACCTTCTCTATAGGTACCGTGCAATAACAAGTGCATACTATCGAGGAGCTGTCGGTGCATTGCTCGTCTACGATGTTACCAGGCATGTTACATTTGAGAACGTTGAGAGATGGTTGAAGGAGCTCCGTGATCATACTGATGCCAATATTGTGGTTATGCTTGTTGGGAACAAGGCAGACTTGAGGCACTTGCGCGCCATTTCTACAGAGGATGCCACAGCATTTGCGGAAAGAGAGAATACCTTTTTCATGGAAACCTCTGCCTTAGAGTCCTTGAATGTTGAGAACTCCTTCACTGAGGTGCTCACTCAGATATATCGTGTGGTTAGCAAGAAAGCTCTCGACATTGGTGATGATCCAGCAGCCTTGCCCAAGGGTCAAACCATTAGTGTTGGCAAAGATGATGTTTCTGCTGTGAAAAAGGTTGGATGTTGCTCTGCATAGTTTGTGGAATGAAAAGTCCTGGTGTCATGATCAGTACTTGATCTCTATTTTCTGGAATGTGGTTTAGTACCACAACTTAATGGAAAAAATATGAGAAATCAGATTGAATTGAATGTGCTTTCTAGTACCATGCTCTATCTGGGAAGAGACGCTAGAAAGTTCACTGGAAACTCTGCTTTGGACTAAAGAGATTCATTTATGTCTTTGgtgagtttcttttttttttttttctttttgtgggGAACTTAACTATTCATTTTTTGAATGTCATTCATTAGTCAGTTTTTGTTAGGTTATATATCTATTTGTATTTATTGATCAATGTAGTCATTTGTTGTGGGAGCTTTATAACTGACTTATTGACATTTTAGTTCTCTTCTAAATATTAGATGCCAGTCTTGGCATATGAagtttattttacttttaaaactatataaaattatgtggttataTGGTCAGTTTGGTACATTACTGatgtattaaattttaaagtgttgtaaattattaaaattataaattttaaagtgaTATTATAATCTTGTTGCTTACGATCACAAATATAGAGAACTTGTGTTCTatacaatttttatatattatgtttttattataaaataatataaagtagatgagaggaaagaagaagaagagagaaagagaaagtgaatgagaatttctgagttgtttattctaaTGGAGTGaacccttatttatacaaatacaagagtgagatattaagaaactaagaaaaagggaaactaagaaaaagaggaatgttgattacaattaatggtaataaataaaagattttgacatctacataattattaatatttataacacttccccttggatgtccataataactgccttattaaaaatcttgctgaaaacttgatcaaaggaaaaagagtatagtgtaaactaacgcCCCCCTCATTtaagcatttgtggagatcttctaatcgacgaatttcgatcttatctgtcgtcttctcaaatgttgatgttggtaataactttgtgaataagtttacaagattgacacttgattaaatatgttgaacaccaatatgtattttcttgaagcgtataaagaagaatttcgtgaaatgtgttctaactctatctccttcaatgtaccatccttttagttgagcgatgcaagcagtattatccatagagaattgcttgggttgatacttctttattgggtgcaatccatatgtttcccgaatatgctatgtcaatgatctcactcacacacattctctacttgcttcataaaatgcaagtatgttaacatgatttaaagTTGCCTCTTTAAAAATCTTGTCAGAAAaatccagtgggacaaaatctgagctaaggaaaaaaagagtacaatatatatttcatattcataactatttgaagttgcctcgttaaaaaccttcccaggaaaacccagtgggataaaacctgagctaagggaaaaagagtgcaacatgaatatgtctccccctcatgcacatataatccataattcttttggtgataatagatctcataagattattgttatcacttttaaaatatcaccatatataatctttgatcatatattttctataactctttcagagtatgtatggacatctaaattatagatgaggggttcgtggaacattaatctttatccaactaattgtatcattcatgtatatatacaatcttgttcatactaaaatttaacatttcaagtagatatgaacataacacattaatgataatataaattttcgtttgtgacaatgatggtactccaagaccatatatttgttccatcttgttgtatgatcttaatttccatatcaaatgatcatatatctataattcttaatgcatatgaagtacttcaggacttcaatactaatgaacaaactttatacatttaatatatctcgatatacaaaagaaataaaagtttgttttgcaattaatcaaaaactcttcaagagtctatcacaacgtataatttacgtatttatactgcacagacaaccatacgtatttttctaacaataatttacttacatgtctttatttcatacaaagatctttgtcatatagtgcgcgcgacttagaatttatatcact includes:
- the LOC115701168 gene encoding ras-related protein RABA1f encodes the protein MGAYRTDDDYDYLFKVVLIGDSGVGKSNLLSRFTRNEFSLESKSTIGVEFATRSIQVDDKVVKAQIWDTAGQERYRAITSAYYRGAVGALLVYDVTRHVTFENVERWLKELRDHTDANIVVMLVGNKADLRHLRAISTEDATAFAERENTFFMETSALESLNVENSFTEVLTQIYRVVSKKALDIGDDPAALPKGQTISVGKDDVSAVKKVGCCSA